The window CTCGGCATGGGCCGGGAAATAGGCCCGATCGCCCAGGTGGCGCCCGCCCCGCACCATGGCGAGATTGACACAGGCACGCCCGCCCTCGACTGCGACCGCCAGAATGTCGATGTCGCGCGCCAGCCCCACCTCTTCGACCGCCTGGCGGCTCAGCACGGTCGACAGCGCCGCGATCTGGTCGCGCACGACGGCGGCCTGCTCGAATTCGAGCTGCTCGGCATACCGCTCCATCTTGGACTGCAGCCCCTCCAGCACCTCGGTCTGGCGCCCCTGCAGGAAGCCGGCGGCATTCTGCACGTCGCGCGCATAGTCGGCCTCACCGATCGCTCCCACGCAAGGACCGGTGCAGCGATGGATCTGGTGCAGCAGGCAGGGCCGCGTGCGGTTGTTGAAGACGGTGTCCTCGCAGGTGCGCAGCTGGAACACGCGCTGCAGGATCTGCATGCTCTCGCGCACCGCATGCGCGCTGGGGAAGGGGCCGAAGTACTGGTGCCTGCGGTCGGTCGCGCCCCGGTAGTAGGCCATGCGCGGGAAGCGGTGCCCGCTGAGCTTCAGGTAGGGATAGGACTTGTCGTCGCGGAACAGGATGTTGTAGCGCGGCGCCAGCGCCTTGATCAGGTTGTTCTCGAGCAGCAGCGCCTCGGCCTCGGTGCGGACCACGGTGGTTTCGATCTGCGCGATCTTGGCCACCATCATCGCGATGCGCGGCGACAGCTGCGTCTTGTTGAAGTAGCTGGAGACGCGCTTCTTCAGGTCGCGCGCCTTGCCGACGTAGAGCACGCGGCCGTCGCTGTCGAGATAGCGGTAGACGCCGGGCAGGCCGGGCAATTGCGCGATGACAGCCTTGGGATCGAATGCCGGCGGCGTGGCGGAGGATGCGGATTCCTGCTCTGACATGGGCGGATCTGGAGACACGGCACGGGTCCCGGCGCACGGCGCGGCCGGGACACGCTCTAAAATCGCAAGTGTAGAGCAATCCCCGGCCATGCCGGCCCGCCGTATCCGGCCTCCCCTACCGATCCCCCAAAGACCCCTGTCATGCCCATCCGTTCCTGGGACATCTTCTGCACCGTGATCGACAACTTCGGCGATATCGGCGTCTGCTGGCGGCTGGCGCGCCAGCTGGCGCAGGAGCACGGCCACACGGTGCGGCTCTGGGTCGACGACCTGAACGCCTTCGCGCGCCTCGCGCCCGGGCTGGATCCGACGGCGCCGCAACAACGCATCGCCGGCGTCGAGATCCGCCCCTGGCCGCGCGACGAGCCCGCCGCCACCACGGTGTTCTGCGAGGCCGTGCCGCACGATGTCGTGATCGAGGCCTTCGCCTGCACCCTGCCCGAGCCGTTCCTGGCGCGCATGGCAACGCGCGTGCCGCATCCCGCCTGGATCAACCTGGAGTACCTGAGCGCCGAGCCTTGGGTGCGCGACTACCACGCCATGCCGTCGCCGCATCCGCGCCTGCCGCTGACCAAGCATTTCTTTTTCCCCGGCTTCGAGCCGGGTACCGGCGGCCTGCTGCGAGAAACAGCGCTCGGCGCCGAGCGCGAGGCCTTCCTCGGCAGCGCCGCCGCCCAGGCGGCGCTGTGGCACCGCCTGGACGCGCAGCCGCTCGCCGAGGCGCTCAAGGTGAGCCTGTTCGCCTACGCCAACGCGTCCCTGCCGGCCTTGCTGCAACAATGGCGCGACGGCCCCCGCCGGGTGCAGTGCCTGGTCCCGCTGGGCCTCGCCGCCGACCAGGTCGCAGCCTGCCTGGACACCCAGGCGCAGGTGGGCCGGCATTTCACGGCGGGCGCCCTCAGCGTGCACTTCGTGCCCTTCGTGCGCCAGGAGCACTACGATGAACTGCTGTGGGCCTGCGACCTGAACTTCGTACGCGGCGAGGACTCCTTCGTACGCGCGCACTGGGCCTCCCGCCCGCTGGTCTGGCAGATCTACCCCCAGGCCGACGACGCGCACCGGGCCAAGCTGGACGCCTACCTCGAACTGGCCGGGCGCCATGCCGACCCCGCCGCCAGCGCGGTGCAGACCGCCTTCTGGCACGCCTGGAACGGCTTCGGCGGCGAGGTCGACTGGCCCGCGCTGGCCGCCCGCCTGCCGGCCCTGCAGGCGGCAGCCGGGAACTGGCAGCGGCGCCTGCGCCACCTCGGCGACCTGGCCGCCAATCTGGTGGCTTTTTGCGAGAATCAGGTAGAATAACGGGTTGATTTGATGGCGACCGGCCCGGAAAACCGGGGTAGCCTTCGCGCAGTGCCTGTCCCGCCCGACGATCCGCCAAAAGCGCGGCCGCCAAGCGGACGGATGTCTCGGCGGGAGCACCTGGAGCGTCGGCTCGACGCACAGCGGCGGCGGGATTGCAGTGGATCTTGCGGGTCTGCAACGCGCCAGCGCACATCATCGCCATCCCGCATTCCGGGACTTTCTTTTTCAGGAAATCAGTTCAGATGAAAATCGCACAAGAACTCCGCGTCGGCAACGTGTTCATGATGAACGGCGCTCCGATGGTGGTCCAGAAGGCCGAGTACAACAAGTCGGGCCGTAACGCCGCCGTCGTCAAGATGAAATACAAGAACCTGCTCACCGAAGCTCCGGGCGAGTCGGTGTTCAAGGCCGACGACAAGTTCGAAGTGGTGGTGCTCGAGCGCCGCGAATGCACCTACTCGTACTTCGCCGACCCGATGTATGTGTTCATGGACGCCGACTACAACCAGTTCGAAGTCGAGAAGGACAGCATGGGCGACGCGCTGAACTACCTCGAGGACAGCATGGCCGTGGAAGTGGTGTTCTACAACGAGAAGGCCATCTCGGTCGAACTGCCGACCAGCCTGGTGCGCGAGATCGTCTACACCGAACCCGCCGTCAAGGGCGACACCTCGTCGGGCAAGGTGCTGAAGAGCGCCAAGATCAACACCGGCTTCGAACTGCAAGTGCCGCTGTTCTGCAACATCGGCGACAAGATCGAAATCGACACCCGTACCGGCGAATACCGCAGCCGCGCCAACTAAGGCGATGCACCGTGCGCGCCCCGGCGTGCGCGGCGGGACGAAGAAAGGGCAGCCTCGGCTGCCCTTTTTCTTTTTTCTTACGCTCGGCCGCTTGCCTCGTCCGGCTCACCCGGCGGCCGCCCGGCCACCGGGCGAGCCGGACGCAACGCAACTCAGGC of the Cupriavidus malaysiensis genome contains:
- the earP gene encoding elongation factor P maturation arginine rhamnosyltransferase EarP, which encodes MPIRSWDIFCTVIDNFGDIGVCWRLARQLAQEHGHTVRLWVDDLNAFARLAPGLDPTAPQQRIAGVEIRPWPRDEPAATTVFCEAVPHDVVIEAFACTLPEPFLARMATRVPHPAWINLEYLSAEPWVRDYHAMPSPHPRLPLTKHFFFPGFEPGTGGLLRETALGAEREAFLGSAAAQAALWHRLDAQPLAEALKVSLFAYANASLPALLQQWRDGPRRVQCLVPLGLAADQVAACLDTQAQVGRHFTAGALSVHFVPFVRQEHYDELLWACDLNFVRGEDSFVRAHWASRPLVWQIYPQADDAHRAKLDAYLELAGRHADPAASAVQTAFWHAWNGFGGEVDWPALAARLPALQAAAGNWQRRLRHLGDLAANLVAFCENQVE
- the efp gene encoding elongation factor P — its product is MKIAQELRVGNVFMMNGAPMVVQKAEYNKSGRNAAVVKMKYKNLLTEAPGESVFKADDKFEVVVLERRECTYSYFADPMYVFMDADYNQFEVEKDSMGDALNYLEDSMAVEVVFYNEKAISVELPTSLVREIVYTEPAVKGDTSSGKVLKSAKINTGFELQVPLFCNIGDKIEIDTRTGEYRSRAN